The genomic stretch AGAAATCTTAAAAATCTTAATGTAGTTAAAGTTTTTTAGGATTCTGCCGCTGTAGTTTTGCTTATCTAAACTAAGAAAAGATGACTGAAAAGCACCCAAACATTCAATTGATCGAGAACTTTTTCCAAGCGTATTCCACTGCTGATTTTGAAGGAATGAGGCAGGTGATGTCTGAAGATATCAAGTGGCACATTCCGGGCAAGCACCCACTTAGCGGGACGAAAAATGGGATTGTCGAACTTATGGATTATTTGGAAAAACTTAATCAGTATGGCTTCAAAGCGGCCCAGATTGTAATGGGCGTAAATGACAGTTATGTAATCGACTGTCACAGAAACTGGAGCACTGCGCCCGGCAGGCCTGTCTTGAATGCAATGTCTTGCTTGCTGTGGAAGATTGAAGAGAATAAGATTGTGGAGGTTTTCAATTTTCCTCAGGATCAACATCTTGTTGATATGTTTTTTAATCAGATGGTTGCTAAGTAGCTGGGGGTAAAACTGCGGTTTTTAGAAACAGTGGATGAGCTATGCAGTCAATGAGGAATACGATAAAAATTGTGGAACCTAAGGGATTCGAACCCATGACCTCTGCTCTGTCAAAGCAGCGCTCTAAACCAACTGAGCTAAGGTTCCTGATTATGGAAGGCGAAGATATTAGAAATAACGAGAACTTTCCATTCACTTTACTTTTTCTGATTTCAGACTTTCTAAAATTGTAGAGTTAATGAGCTGAAATTTCTCAAAGTCAACTGTCGGAGCAGTACTGGTTATTTTGAAAGTCTGGTCGAGCTTTTGGTACATATAGAAAATGCCTGTTTTGTCTCCTTGGGCTCCGTACTGAAACTTTACCCATCTAGCCGGGGCATCATCGACTACTGTACTTCCTTGTTCGAGTAGCTTTAAGTTCGGATGCTCATCTGCCAGCACATAGCGAAGTTCAAAATCAAAATCCTCATCAAAAGACGGTTTTTTACCGAGGGATTCTAAATAGTCGGATCCTTTGGCATTCTCCAAGTAAGTGATGGAAATACTGGCACCTTTTATATCAGTAGATTGAATAATGTAATCATACCCATCATCTTTCACCTGCCACCTCTCTGGTAAAAGGTAGCTGAATTTGATTTCAGGGTCTTTGACCTCAATTCTTTTTTGGGCAGAGGAGATTTGGGGCAAAATTGCTAAGGCGAAGAAAACCAGTAATCGATGGATCATAGTGATTTTGAATTAGATAGGGGTAATGCCCATTCCATTAGTTATCAATGAAATATATCCAACTCAAAGCCTTTTGCAAAATAGAGCTACCATCTTTAAGGATAATTAAGATTTTAGAGATAAGGAGTAGGGGTAGTCTTGAAGTACTACGAGCTTGCTAGTGTGATAACTTGGGCTTTGGATGAGGGGAACAGCAAATGGTGAAGTGGAGCTTGAGTATTCGATTTTTTAAAGTGAGGTTATCAAATGATCGGTAGATAAGTAGGGAAACGTATTTAGTCTTGAAGGCTTTGTCCCGCAGATAAGCGGTGATTTGAATCGCAGATTCCCGCAGACTAGAAATGAGCCCAGTCCAAGGTTTCATGGATGTAGATGAAGTCCAGCTAGCAAATAGCAGTGCTACAAAGAAAAGGCAAAAGACTTTCACTCCTACACAGCCCCCTTTAGCCTAAATTTCAACTGAAGATCACCGTAAATCAGCGTGTTTATCTGCGTAAATCAGCGGGGAAATCAAGTAAGTTCTACACAAAACCCTCCCTCAGATACTTTGCCGTATAATTCCCCTCTTCCTTCATCATATCCTCAGGGGTTCCTTCAAACGTCAGGTAACCGCCTTTATTTCCGCCTTCCGGCCCCAGATCAATCACCCAGTCTGCGGATTTGATCACTTCGGTATTATGCTCGATGATAATGACCGAGTGGCCTTGGTCGATCAGCGCATTAATAGAGTGGAGGAGTTTCTTGATGTCGTGGAAATGAAGCCCAGTGGTAGGTTCATCAAAAATGAAAAGAATACGATCCCCGGCTTTGGTACCGCCTTTTCCCAGAAATGAAGCCAGTTTTACCCGCTGTGCTTCCCCGCCGGAAAGTGTATTGGAGCTTTGACCCATGCCTATGTAGCCCAGCCCAACTTCCTGGAGCGGCTGAAGTTTGTTGATGATCTGGGATTTTCCCTTGAAGAAATCCATCGCTTCATCAATCGTCATATCCAGCACATCTGAGATGTCCTTTTCCTTGTATTTGACATCCAAAATCTCATTCTTGAACCGCTTGCCTTTGCAGGATTCGCAGGTAAGGTGGATATCCGCCATAAACTGCATCTCCACGGTGATAATGCCTTCTCCAGCACAGTTTTCACAGCGTCCGCCATCCACATTGAAGGAGAAAAATGCAGGTTTGTAGCCTCTCTGCTTAGAAATGGACTGCTCAGCAAATAGGGCTCTGATCGCATCGTATGCTTTCACGTAAGTCACCGGATTGGAGCGGGAAGACTTGCCGATGGGATTTTGATCCACAAATTCCACTTGGGAAATGGACTTGTAATCACCTTCGATTTTGTCGTATTTCCCACTTTCATCGATGACTGTCCCAAGCATTTTGCCTAGAGCCGGATACAGCACTTTTTTGATCAAAGTGGATTTTCCGGAACCGGAGACGCCAGTGACGACGGTCAGGGTATTAAGTGGAAACTTGGCGGTAATATTCTTCAAGTTATTTTCCCTTGCACCTTTTACGGTAATGGAGTCCTTCCACTTTCGATTTCCGTCTTTGTTGAAAACCTTCTCTTCTCCGCGCAGGTATTTTGCAGTGTAGGTATTTGCAGAAGTTATCAGTTCCTCAATAGGGCCTTGGAAAAGCAATTCACCGCCGTTTACACCTGCATCAGGGCCTATGTCGATGATCTGATCGGAGGCTTTCATCACTTTATCCTCATGCTCTACCACGATCACGGTATTGCCCAGATCCCGAAGCGATTTCAATACACCGATCAATCGATCCGTGTCTCTGGGGTGTAAGCCTATGCTTGGCTCATCGAGTATATACATAGATCCCACTAGCGCAGATCCCAAGGAAGTGGCGAGTTTGATACGCTGATATTCGCCTCCCGAAAGCGTAGAAGTCAAGCGATTGAGAGTCAGATACCCAAGCCCGACCTCATCCATATAAGAAAGTCTGCTTTGGATTTCCTTTAGCAGGCGATTGGCAATTTTAGCTTGATGTGGAGGCAGATTTAGTTCATTGAAAAATACCAAGGCTTCATCTATCGGCATCAGAACCAAATCCGTGATGGATTTCCCCTCTATTTTCACATAAGAAGCGTCCTTCCGCAAGCGGGTTCCTTTACAGTCTGGACAAGTGGTGCGGCCCCGGAAACGGGACAGCATCACCCGGTACTGAATTTTATGGGTCTTGGTTTCCAGATCTTCGAAAAAAGCATCAAGACCTTTAAAGTGCTTGTTTCCAGTCCAAAGCAGAGCCTTTTCCTTATCATTAAGATCTTCATAAGCTCTATGGATAGGAAAGTCAAACTCTATCCCCTTTTTCAAAAGAGGCTCAACCCAGGTTCTGGAAGATTCACCACGCCATGGCGCAACAGCACCCTCATAAACAGATAGGCTTTTGTCAGGAATAACCAGATCGGGGTCTATGCCCAGTACATTGCCAAAACCTTCGCAGGTGCGGCACGCACCGTAAGGGTTGTTGAAAGAGAAAAAGTTGACAGACGGGATTTCGAATTGCATTCCGTCGAGCTCGAAACGATCTGAGAAGCTCCTGGTTTCTTTCCCCGGGATGGTGATTTTACAGTCGCCGTGCCCTTCGAAGAGTGCAGTCTGTACAGAATCAGCAATCCGAAACTGGTTGTCTTCGTCTTCCTTATGTACTGCTACCCGGTCAATCAGAATCTCGTAATTGCCTTTCGGTATCTTTTTTTCTTGGAGTAAATCTTCTACAAAAAAGGCTTCATCATCTATCAGAATTCTGGTGTAGCCTTTTTGCAAAAGCAATTCCAGCTCTTGGTTGATTTTTCTTCCCCGCTCGATTTGCAGTGGGCAGGAAACCATGATTTTGTCCCCTTCTTCAAAAGACTGGATGTAATCCACGATGTCGGTGACAGTGTGGTGCTTCACTTCTTTTCCGGAAATAGGGGAGATGGTTTTTCCCACGCGTGAGAAAAGTAACTTCAGGTAATCGTAAATCTCTGTGGTGGTACCGACAGTAGATCTGGGATTTTTCGTATTGACTTTTTGTTGGATGGCAATGGCCGGAGCTACGCCCTTGATGTATTCCACATCAGGTTTTTCCATCCTGCCGAGGAACTGCCGGGCATAAGAGCTAAGGCTTTCCACATACATGCGTTGGCCTTCGGCAAAAAGAGTATCGAACGCCAAAGAGGATTTTCCTGAGCCGGAAAGCCCCGTGACCACCACAAATTTATTTCTGGGAATCGCCACGCTCAGGCTTTTCAGGTTGTTCACCCGGGCGTTTTTGATGATGATGTACTCTTTGGGATCGAGGGAGTCGATGTCTGTTTTAGCGGATAAAGTGCTCAAAGTCATAGCTGGCAAAGTTACGAAAGGAACATCCAAAGTCTGGAAAAAGTTGGGAATGATATTAATAAATCACCTAATAGTTTTAATAATTTTTCAGTGATTCAATCTTCTAATCTTCCAACTTTTATCCTTTTCTTCGCACCATGGATTTCCAGTTTTTAATCGATGGATTTGCGGAGGGGCTTCGTCAGATGTCATGGCTGGAGGCTTTTGCCGTATTTCTTGGTATAGCTTCGGTATTTTACTCCATGAGGGTGAATATATTGGTTTACCCAACCGGGATTATTTCCACGCTTATCTATGTGTGGATTTGCTTTCAATATAAATTGTATGCGGACATGGGCATCAATGCCTATTATTTTGGGATGTCCGTTTATGGTTGGTATGTATGGACTCACCCAAAAGCAGGAGCAACAGAAGTACCGGTCACCTGGATGAAAACTAAAGGATGGATCCTCGCAATCGGAATTTTACTACTTTCCTATCTTCTTATTTCCTATGTGCTGGTTCATTTCACAGATAGCGATGTGCCGTATTGGGATTCATTTACTACAGCTTCTGCTTTTGTAGGTATGTGGCTGATGGCCAAGAAAAAGGTGGAAAACTGGATTTTTTGGATTATTACAGATTTTGTAGCTGTTCCTCTTTACTTCTATAAAGGATTGATTTTGACCTCTTTTCAATATCTTTTTTTTACTGTATTGGCTATAATGGGATTAATTGCCTGGATCAAAACTGCACGCACCTATGCCAAATCCTAAACGAATATTGATTTTGGGCCCAGAATCCACAGGAAAGAGCACACTTGCATCAGATCTTGCCAATCACTTCGGAGAGCCTTGGGTTCCTGAATTTGCCAGGGAATACCTTGAAAAGCTGGGTAGGGAATATCGCTATGAGGATATGGCCAAAATCGGGAAAGGCCAAATGGCCCTTGAAGATAGGCTGTCAAGGGAAGCGAATCGCTATCTTTTTTGTGATACAGATTTGAGAGTTATCCACATTTGGTCTGAGCATAGGTTTGGTAAGACAGATCCCTGGGTGATAGAGCAAATAAAGCTTAGAAGCTATGATTTGATCTTGCTGACCGATACAGATCTGCCTTGGGAGCCTGATCCATTGCGGGAATATCCCGATATAGAAATGAGGGATTACTTTCTGGACTTGTATAAAAAGCTAGCTGCAGAAAGTGGTTTTCCACATTATTTGGTTTCCGGGGATCGGAAAAAAAGACTGGATCTGTCCAAGAATCTAGTCAGTCAATTAGGAAAAATAAACAGTTAAAAATCTGAGCTCTTATTTTTTTCCAAAAGAAAGATTTGCCGATTCCACCACCTTCATCATATCTGGATGGGCATTGTTATTCAGGACGATCACTGTTTTGTTTTCTTCTATGTATCGTACTATGATCGTTTTATAACCAGGATTGTCCCCTGTGTGCATCACTACTTTTCCAAATGGGCTCTTCATTTTGATTTCCCATCCGAAACCATAATAGCTCAAGTTTCCATTGTTTAGCTGAAATGGGGTGAAGGCTTCTGAGAGCGTTTCTTTGGACACCAATTTCTCCGTGTAGAGAGCCTGATCCCACTTCAGAAGATCCTCTGCATTGCTGCTTACCCTTCCGGGGCCTTTGCGGTCGCCCAGCCATACAGTATAATCTGCAGCATGATAAGTATTTGCATTGACGTATTGCCCCTGATCATTTTTCAAATGCCCCGCAGCAAAATTAGAGACGCTTGCTTTTTCAGCTAATGAACGGATCGCTGTGCTCTTCATATTCAATGGCTTGAAAATCCACTCTTCTGACAGCATTACAAAGTCTCTTCCGGTAACTTTTTCCACAATGCTCGCCAGAATCACATAGCCAGTGTTGCTGTATTCGTATTTTTCTCCAGGTTCAAAAGATATCGGAGGTGCATACTTTCTGAGGTATTCAAGAATTTCGGGATTACCAGCGACTTTACTTTTGTCCCAGTGCTCATCCATGACTTCCTGGTAATCAGGAAGGCCGCTGGTGTGGGTAAGCAGGTGTCGGATACTGATTCGAGTATAGGGAGTTTCTACATATTCCGATGCTAAATCGTCAAAACCCAACAGACCTTTTTCCTTGCATATCATCACCATCATAGCGGTAAACTGCTTGGAAAGTGACGCTAATTCGAATATATCTGTAGACTGAAGCGGGATTCCTTGTTCATAGCTCCTCATCCCCATAGCCTCCTCAAACTCGATTTTACCTTGGTTGGCTACCAATACTACTCCAGAGAAATCCTTTCCTTCCGCCTTGACCATGGCTTTTTTGAGAACTCTCTGCTGCGCAAAAACAGTCTGGAAAGCTATAGAGAGATAGAGAAAAAGCAGTATAGTATAACTTTTCATGGCAACTCGGGATAAGTTAGAAATTTACGAAAGGTTTTTGGCTTCCGCTAATGACAATATCCTGCAGTATGCAATAGAATTAGTGAAAGGAACTCACCATCCGCAAAAATAAGTCAGTGATGAAGTCTATGCGCCCTTAGTTTTGAGTCTGTCTGGTCCGTGAAATTCAGCGATTGATTTTCTCTGCTTTCTCAGAATTGGATTATGCGGGTTCTCTAGCTGCCTGTGTGCGGAAGATTTGTTGATGGATATAAAAAATGCCACAGGGTATGCGGCATTTTTTAGTTATAATATAGTTTGTGTTGCTTAATCCAACCCGCCTTTCCTAGTAGGCGATCTCATGGCTGGCCACTCGGTAGGTTCACCGTTTCTCCCAGTAGGTATTCTCACTTCCCTGGACACCTGCCCTTCTTCTTCACTGGCTAAATAAACCATGATAGCAGCCATAATTACGTTGTTTTGAACATCGTCAAATACAATTTTGTCATAGGTATCCAAATTGGTATGCCAGGTATAATTGAAGTAGGACCAGTTCAGTGAACCAAGTGAAAACGCAGGCACACCAGCGGCCACAAAGGAGGCATAGTCTGATCCGCCTCCGCCTGGATTTCCAGGGAAAGTGGTTTGTATGTCTTTAGTAATTTCACGGGGCACCTGATTCATCCATCTGCCTAGGTATTCGTAACTGTGTACAAATCCCTGACCGGAGATATTGACTATGCGTCCAGTTCCATTGTCCTGATTGAATACTGCCTGGATTTTAGGCATCATCTCTGGATGATCCTCTACAAACGCTCTAGAGCCATTCAGCCCTTGCTCTTCAGAACCCCAGTGACCTACCAGAATGGTTCTTTTCGGATTAGGATAGACTTTTTTCAATACGCGCATCACTTCCATCATCATAATGGTGCCCGTACCATTATCAGTCGCACCTGTGCCGCCATCCCAGGAATCAAAGTGGGCCGAAAGCACCACATACTCGTCTGGTTTCTCTGTTCCTTTAATTTCTGCGATGGTGTTGAACGTAGGAACCATGCCGTTTTCTTTGGACTGGGCATTTAGGTTGATCTCTGGCTTGCTGCCACTTTCAGCCAATCTGAAAAGCAATCCGTAATCTTCCAGAGAAAGATCCACTGTAGGCACTTTTTTAGTATAGGCTGAGAAAATTTTATTTGCTCCAAATCCCTGAGACCAGTAGGAGGTAATGATGCCCAACGCACCCGCTTCTTCCAGTGCAACAGGCAATTCTCTACGCCCTTTTCCGGTTTTCTGAAGTCGTTCATTCCATGCATTGGTGGATGCTGTTCGTTCCTCTTTCATTTTTTCGAAAGATTCCTCGGTAGCAAACTCTTCCCAGTTATAGTCCGGACGACCAGATACCTGAGGAGCAGAGATCATCACGTATTTACCTTTCACTGATGGCAACCACGCAGAAAAGGCTGCTTCGTCTGCCAGATCAGGCAAAATAATCACTTCACCTTGAGCACCACCTGCAGGAGAAGCTGGACTCCAGGCAAGTTGCTGGCCTGTCAGGGATTTGGTCCAGGGAGCCACCATATCGATGTGGGTTATGCCCCGTTCCCATCCTCTCCATTCACCCCACTGCTCATTGCGGGCTTCTATACCCCAACCTTTGTATTTTTCTACAGCCCAATCATGCGCCTGTTGCATCTGGGGGGATCCTACCAGCCTTGGACCTATTCCGTCCATCAGTTCATGACCGATCTGCTTCAGTTGGGAGTTTTCAGTTTCTTCTTGGATGATTTTGTCGATGATTTCAGTCTGTGCCTGTGCCTGAGCTCCTAGAAATAGTGCCAAGCCAACACCTAGTAAGTATCTCTTATTCATATTTGGTTTATTTTTCCTCTAAAATTATTGTATGCACTTTTGAATTCCTCGCCGTTTATGGATTTATAAGTCATGTGTTAGATAATACATTCTCCTGAGCCGATATTCTTTTCTTTTATTTAAGAAAGTAGATTTGCTAAGTTTTTCTGAAAAAACTCAGCACTTTCCTTAACGCTCTGCATAGGGTGAAGAGCGAAATTCCCCCCTTGTTCGAGATAGTAATATTCCATGCCGGCAAACTCAGCATCTGGGAGAATTTGGGAATAATCAATTGACCCGTTACCCAGCTCAGTATAGTCTCTGCTTATTTTATCCATGTCTTTGATGTGCCACATCACGAAGCGTCCGGGAGCTTTCTGAAAAAGTTCATGTACTGTGCCTGGGTAAGTGTGTGCTACCCAGTAGAGGTCTATCTGCAATTTTACATATTCAGGATCGGTGTTTTGTAGTATAATATCATAGCCGGTTTCACCATTATGATCAATAAATTCAAAATCATGATTGTGGTAAGCAAAACCTAGACCTGCCTTTTGTACCCGCTCGCCTATCCGGTTCAATTTGTCCGTCAGGATCTTGAATTTTTCAATGGAGCGGTTTTCAGGATCTAACCATGGCCAGGTAATGTACTTTTGCCCTAGCTTATGCGCTCCCTCTATACTCTGATCGGTATAGCGCAGAAGTTCTTCCGTGGAGCTGTTGAAAAACTTGATAAAATCGTAATGTCCACTGGTACTAAGCAGGGAATTGTCTTCTAGCACCTTTTTAAAGTCCATAGCTGGCATACCATAAAACTGCTGCGAGGTGCCATCATAACCATACGTTTCTGTATCCTGATAGCCATAGTCTGCTATAGTTTGCAAAGTTTTTCTTGGGTCTTCGGCCATAGAGGCTCTAATAGTGAAAAGTTGTAGTCCCATTTTGTATTTTGGAGCTTTTCGTGGTATGAAACCTAATAATCCCAACCCAGTAGCAGTGAGGGTAAGTCCAGTTTGCCTGATGAAACCCCGGCGATTTAACATATATACAGTTTGATAGCAGTGATAAAATCCCGACAGTTTATTAGTGGGATTTAGAATCACTAAATATACAAATGAAATCATGCCTACTGACAGTCAAGTGTATCCAGTAGACTCAATTAATTACAATAGATATTTTAAACTGACATGAGACGTACTAATGCCCTTCATTTGGAGAGGATTGATTCTTCGGGAAGAAATCATGGAAAAACAGCAACTGGTACTTTACAGCATCTGCCCAATAATCCCAGGTATGACCACCTGGACCTGTTATGAAAGTATGGGGGATGTTGTTGTAAGCAAGTTGCTCATGCAGGTTCAGGTTTACCTGATAGAAAAAATCTGAAGTGCCGCAGCTTATGATAAGTTTTAGTCTGTTGGGAATCAGCTGATTGCTTTGATAGAGTACAGAGTATTCTTCCCAGCGATCTGGATGCTCGGCTTTGGTTCCTAGGTATTTTTTCATTTCCCAGTTTTCCGGGAATGGGCCGATATCCACCCCACCGCTTAAGCTTCCTGCAGCCCCAAATGTCTCCTGATGGCGAAATGCCAAGTAGAGTGCACCGTGACCTCCCATACTTAAGCCCGTGATGGCTCTACCTTCCCGAGTTTGTAATGTGCTGTATTCTTTGTCTATAAAATCCACCAATTCCTTGCTCACGTACGTCTCATACCTGGATTCGGATACTTCCGGGCTATCCCAATACCAGCTTCCATAGTTTCCATCAGGATTAACTATGATCATATCATATAGATCTGCATAGAAGGACAGTTGCGGAACTTTAGTGATCCAATCGGCATAGTTGCCCGAGTAGCCATGTAGTAAATAGACCACCGGGTATTTTTTGGTTTGGTTATAGTTCTGAGGCGTGATTACTACAGCTTTGATCTCCTTTTGCATGGCCGGACTGAAAGTGATCACTGTGTCCACACTTGCCAGAGCGGAAAAAGAGACCAGTAAGGAAAGAACAGTAACTAAGTAAGAAAATCTTAAATTCATGGAGTGCGATTACATCAGGTTAAGTGTGTAAAAATGGTTAGGATTAGTTGAAAACTTGGGAAAAGTTAAAAAAAGCCATATTGGAAAGCTCAAAAAAAATGCGTTTTTTACTTAAAACCTCTACTTATGACAAGCACAGGCCATCATGATGAGCGTATAGCAAAAATGACTTTTGCCTCTGTGTACCCTCATTACGTAACCAAAATTGAGAAGAAGGGCAGAACCAAAGAAGAACTGCATCAGGTGATAGAATGGCTCACAGGTTTTGATGAAGATCGTGTCCAAAAGCTGATTGAGGAGAAGGTTACATTTGAAGAGTTTTTTGAAAGAGCAAAGCTTAATTCTAAAGTCAACCTGATAACCGGTGTCATCTGTGGCTATCGCATAGAAGAAATAGAAAATAAATTGACCCAACAGGTAAGGTATCTGGATAAGCTGGTAGATGAGCTGGCAAAAGGCAGAAAAATGGAAAAGATTTTACGGATCTAGTGTACTGGATACAAAGACAGTCGAAGGTTTAAAATCAGAATCCAAGTACAATAGTAATACTCTTATATTTTACTGATCTAAAAATTAAGCTGACCCTGTAGTCTTAACAAACTTCCTGCTTGGTGATTGTCTTGCAACTGGAAATCTTCGTACCGGCGATTAGAGAAAGTGTACATTGCTACCAACTCAAAGGCTTTATGCGGCTGCCACTCCAATCCTAGTTCCAGCTCCTTCACCGTATAGCTCCTTGCATCCATTTCGTGCTTTTTACCCCCGTCGTAATATTGTATTCTGGTAAAAGGGATGAGATTGCCCACTACGTATGAAAATGTCACATAGCCACCCTCTAGATTCTGAACTTCAGTTTTTTGGGTTTTTTTGCTGAATTCCGGGCCTTTTCCTACCACATATTCTGCCTGGATTCCGAATGGTTTTGGATAAAGCACGAAAGAAACAGCCGCACGCTCATCCAGGTATTCATTGCTCTCGTAGGCCTTGATTCCAGGACTCGTTTGCTGCAGAACATACGTCCCACGATACGCCTGAATCCCGGGCTCAATCACCTGATTCCCTATTTGGATCGGTAAAGAAAGCCGTGAAACTATATGAAATTTGCCATTTCGGTCTTTGTTATTTGCTGTCTGCCCGTTGTAAATACCCAAAGCAAAAACCCCAAAATCCCCGGAATGCTTCATCCCGTCCTTTTTCAGCTCAGTCATCATATTCCGTTGTTGCTTGTTGGCCCAGT from Algoriphagus sp. NG3 encodes the following:
- a CDS encoding porin codes for the protein MFKKLTLSAFLLLLAFSFAKAQEGKKTEEKPAPGWFDKIHLGGYMQVRYNGLFQTNPELECEQCDEAWGGEENSLSLRRLRFKLYGQIHPRVFFYFQPDFAKSVGESQHVGRLKDAYFDLGLDRDNEFRIRIGQSKVPFGYENMQSSSQRLPLDRDDALNSGLKDERDVGIFFYWANKQQRNMMTELKKDGMKHSGDFGVFALGIYNGQTANNKDRNGKFHIVSRLSLPIQIGNQVIEPGIQAYRGTYVLQQTSPGIKAYESNEYLDERAAVSFVLYPKPFGIQAEYVVGKGPEFSKKTQKTEVQNLEGGYVTFSYVVGNLIPFTRIQYYDGGKKHEMDARSYTVKELELGLEWQPHKAFELVAMYTFSNRRYEDFQLQDNHQAGSLLRLQGQLNF